The DNA segment CGTTGTTTTACTGAAAAAGTACCAAAATCAACTAATCGGACATTTTTTTCTTCAACTAGGGCTTCTGTAATGACTTCAAGAACAGAATTAAGAACAACTCTTGCTTCGTCTTGATTAATATTTAATTTAGGTGCTAATTTGGCAATTAAATCGGCTTTATTCATAATTAATTTTCCTCAATATTTGGTAAGTCAAAAAGCTGTCTATCTCTATTTTCAGTTAAATATTCATTAAGTTCCATGAGT comes from the Acinetobacter lwoffii genome and includes:
- a CDS encoding HU family DNA-binding protein, whose product is MNKADLIAKLAPKLNINQDEARVVLNSVLEVITEALVEEKNVRLVDFGTFSVKQRPERMGRNPKTGEKLKIEAKEIVTFKQGKALGEQFIVKPKQKSKAKKKA